The following coding sequences lie in one Arachis ipaensis cultivar K30076 chromosome B03, Araip1.1, whole genome shotgun sequence genomic window:
- the LOC107630006 gene encoding GTPase LSG1-2, with amino-acid sequence MGKNDNQKTGLGRALVKHHNKMVQQTKDKNRFYKKKFLESFTEVSDIDAILEQSEELLEQELEEPTFLPDRTAAPALVINLDPGSGSGDMLTPEEMREQQKREEALHASSLRVPRRPPWSADMSVEELDANERQAFLAWRRNLARLEENKKLILTPFEKNLDIWRQLWRVVERSDLLVMVVDSRDPLFYRCPDLEAYAREVDEHKRTLLLINKADLLPASIREKWAEYFRAHDILFIFWSAKAASAALECKKLGSSQEAVNTGGTNNPDTKIYGRDELLARLQSEAEEIVEMRRNSSSSDTGPSNIKASGENAAGNSSSSNVIVGFVGYPNVGKSSTINALVGQKRAGVTSTPGKTKHFQTLIISDKLTLCDCPGLVFPSFSSSRYEMVACGVLPIDRMTEHRESVQVVANRVPRHVIEDVYKITLPKPKPYEPQSRPPLASELLRAYCASRGYVSSSGLPDETRAARQILKDYIDGKLPHFQLPPGRLNEELHVEDHMGQHDLANLHESDSSGIEQSSDVESEVTPNLDHILDDLNSFDMANGLASKKVTVKKPKASSHKHHKKPQRKKDRSWRAGNDDGDGMPVAGVFQKPVNTGPTKV; translated from the exons ATGGGAAAGAACGATAACCAGAAGACAGGGCTCGGGAGAGCCCTTGTGAAGCACCACAACAAGATGGTACAGCAGACCAAGGACAAGAACCGCTTCTACAAGAAGAAGTTTCTAGAATCGTTCACCGAAGTCTCCGATATCGACGCCATTCTTGAACAATCTGAGGAGCTTCTAGAACAAGAGCTAGAAGAACCCACCTTCCTCCCTGATCGCACCGCCGCACCCGCCCTTGTAATCAATTT GGATCCAGGATCAGGTTCTGGTGACATGTTGACGCCTGAAGAGATGAGGGAGCAGCAAAAAAGGGAGGAGGCACTGCATGCTAGCAGTCTCAGAGTTCCGCGCAG GCCACCATGGAGTGCTGACATGTCGGTTGAGGAGCTTGATGCAAACGAAAGACAAGCGTTCTTGGCTTGGCGTCGCAACCTGGCAAG ACTTGAGGAAAATAAGAAGCTCATTCTTACTCCATTTGAGAAAAATCTTGATATCTGGAGACAGCTCTGGCGGGTTGTTGAACGCAGTGATTTG CTTGTTATGGTGGTCGATTCTCGTGATCCCCTGTTCTATCGCTGTCCTGATCTTGAG GCTTATGCACGAGAGGTTGATGAGCATAAACGCACTCTGCTTTTGATTAATAAGGCAGATCTTCTACCTGCTTCTATCAG AGAGAAGTGGGCAGAATACTTTCGTGCTCATGATATTTTGTTCATTTTCTGGTCTGCTAAAGCTGCTTCTGCAGCTCTGGAATGCAAAAAGCTGGGTTCATCTCAGGAGGCTGTTAACACTGGGGGAACCAATAACCCAGATACAAAGATATATGGAAGGGATGAGCTCTTGGCACGTTTACAATCAGAGGCAGAAGAGATTGTTGAAATGAGGAGAAATTCAAGCTCCTCTGACACAGGGCCATCTAACATCAAAGCATCGGGTGAAAATGCTGCTGGTAATTCATCATCAAGTAATGTAATTGTGGGATTTGTTGGATATCCTAATGTGGGGAAAAGTTCAACCATCAATGCTCTTGTCGGTCAAAAAAGGGCTGGTGTCACCTCTACTCCGGGAAAAACAAAGCACTTCCAGACATTAATTATTTCTGACAAACTTACCCTTTGTGATTGCCCTGGATTAGTTTTTCCGTCATTCTCAAGCTCCAGATATGAGATGGTTGCTTGTGGAGTGCTGCCTATCGATAGGATGACTGAACACAGGGAGTCTGTCCAAGTTGTAGCCAATAGAGTCCCAAGACATGTCATAGAGGATGTTTATAAAATCACTCTTCCAAAGCCTAAGCCGTATGAACCACAATCCCGGCCCCCTTTGGCATCCGAGCTTTTGAGAGCATATTGTGCATCTCGTGGCTATGTCTCCTCTAGTGGGCTGCCTGATGAAACTAGGGCTGCTCGTCAGATCCTGAAAGATTACATTGATGGGAAGCTGCCTCACTTCCAATTGCCCCCGGGTAGGTTAAACGAAGAGCTGCATGTGGAAGATCACATGGGACAACATGACTTGGCTAACTTGCATGAGTCAGATTCATCTGGTATTGAACAGTCCTCAGATGTTGAGAGCGAGGTTACACCAAATCTTGATCACATATTGGACGACCTCAATTCGTTTGACATGGCCAATGGACTTGCTTCAAAGAAAGTTACTGTCAAGAAACCAAAGGCGTCGTCTCATAAGCACCATAAGAAGCCTCAGAGGAAGAAGGATCGTTCATGGAGGGCAGGGAATGATGATGGTGATGGCATGCCGGTTGCAGGAGTCTTTCAGAAACCAGTAAATACTGGTCCTACGAAGGTCTGA
- the LOC110269579 gene encoding uncharacterized protein LOC110269579, which produces MTLSYKFGQFPANVEMINKVGPSGVSRFLQVIGARLVFIGRTQELAFEAEKKDSATVVELTKIAEEKDRRVNELSSSLKSKNFELENARSQQEAMGKEVNDLKSQNSQLVAHIGELETEVYESFCTRV; this is translated from the exons ATGACCTTATCCTATAAGTTTGGCCAGTTTCCAGCCAATGTTGAGATGATCAACAAGGTTGGTCCGTCTGGGGTCAGTCGTTTTTTGCAG GTAATCGGTGCACGTCTTGTGTTTATTGGACGGACACAAGAGCTTGCTTTTGAAGCAGAGAAGAAAGATTCTGCTACTGTTGTTGAGCTGACAAAAATTGCTGAAGAGAAAGATAGGAGGGTGAATGAGCTTTCCTCCTCTTTGAAATCTAAAAACTTTGAATTGGAAAATGCTAGGAGTCAACAGGAGGCAATGGGGAAAGAAGTAAATGACTTAAAATCACAAAATAGTCAGCTAGTTGCTCACATAGGTGAATTGGAGACTGAAGTATACGAGTCTTTTTGCACAAGGGTTTGA
- the LOC107634292 gene encoding uncharacterized protein LOC107634292: MARWLMAMVVLTQVVVAATLASASNTNKVYQPCADTKIQRSDGFTFGIAFSSKNSFFFNQNLSLQLSPCDTRLSLPSSNSQLALFRPKVDEISLLTINTSTFFPDSYGGYMVAFAGRKYAARSPPAFVANNTFIVTSFTLVLEFQKGRLQNLYWKRDGCVACRGKSSFVCLNKVDCAIRTSSCKGRGGSVDCSLGIQLAFSGTDKHLRVLNSWYEVENLRQYSLYGLYSNLRDSLTSQYNKFF, translated from the exons ATGGCACGGTGGTTGATGGCAATGGTGGTGCTGACACAGGTGGTAGTAGCTGCTACTCTTGCTTCTGCCAGCAACACCAACAAGGTGTACCAGCCATGTGCTGACACAAAGATTCAGAGATCTGATGGATTCACTTTTGGCATTGCTTTCAGTTCCAAGAACTCATTCTTCTTCAACCAGAACCTCTCTCTTCAGCTCTCGCCTTGTGACACTAGACTCTCTTTGCCTTCTTCTAACTCCCAGCTTGCACTCTTTCGTCCCAAAGTTGATGAGATCTCTCTCCTCACCATTAATACCTCTACCTTCTTCCCT GATTCCTATGGTGGGTACATGGTGGCGTTCGCAGGACGGAAATACGCAGCTCGTTCTCCCCCTGCCTTTGTTGCAAATAACACATTCATTGTGACAAGTTTTACATTG GTGTTGGAGTTTCAAAAGGGTAGGCTGCAAAATTTGTATTGGAAGAGAGATGGATGTGTTGCATGTAGAGGAAAATCCAGTTTTGTTTGCCTCAACAAAGTAGATTGCGCTATCAGGACATCGTCTTGCAAAGGCCGAGGAGGTTCCGTGGATTGTAGCCTTGGGATTCAGCTGGCGTTTTCCGGCACAGACAAGCATCTTAGAGTGCTTAATTCGTGGTATGAAGTTGAGAATCTGAGGCAGTACTCGCTTTATGGCTTGTACTCGAATCTAAGGGACTCTCTGACTAGTCAGTATAACAAATTCTTTTAA